The stretch of DNA AGCAAGCCATGTGTAGCGTGTATATATATAAAGGTATAGTAGGAGAACAGAAAGGAATTGACTTTTCTGCATCTTTTAACGCCTTTCCCTTGGTAGTCTCCGAGAAAATGACTACCTTACACACACACACACACACACACACACACACACACACACACCATATGCGCACCTATTGGTAGTGTAACACTTTTTCACTTTTTCCTACGCGCGCGCGAAACGCGTATAGTCCCATCGGCAAAGGGCTCTTCGGAGTTCCCTTTGCTTCTCTTTTCATGCCCACTTAGCAAGGACGGGAAAGAGAAAATAACAAAGATTTTCACTCATAAAAATATTAGAGATTATGAATTGTAATAAGAGAAAGGTCTACATACGACCTACAAGCAAAGTAATGACAATGGAAGAGGAACATTTATTGCATGGTAGCGGGCAACACAAAGATGCCGAGAACGGCGGAAGCTATGGAGATGCCAAACAAGGCTTCTTTTTCGATGACGAAGAAGAGCGCGAAGAAGAAAACACCCCACAATCTTGGGGCATTTAACAACAAGAGAGCAAAAACGGAAAAGAATATGAAAACAATTAGCAAGAAAACCCTTTTATTCTTTGCAGCAACAGCCTTGATGGTAGCTTGTGCGAGCGAAGATATCGAGAAACAAGAGCATACAGGCAAACAACGATTAACCACCTTTCAAAGTGGTAACGTATCGCCAACGCGCACCACAATGGAACATACCATCGGTGGCAAAGGAAAATTCTTTTGGGAAACGGGCGACAAAATCTGGATCACCGCTGGCGCAACTCCTATCAGCAGTACCTCGAGCAACATTACGGGTAAAACCAATCGTGCTCAGTTCTATTTCTCCAGTACGCTTTCCGGCGCGAGCTATCTCGTTACCTATACCGGTAAGGGAAGCACCCAAGGCGATGCCGTTACCATTGCTGCTACACAGACGCAGAGTGCACCCAACAACACCGAACATCTTGGCACATCTGGCGACTGCGGAACAGCCACAGCCCATCGCGACATCCATGGTATCTACAACTTCGAGCTCGAACATAAGGTAGCTTACCTGTGTTTTCAACCTCGTTCTACAGATGCATTTGTAAAGCGGAGCAAGCTGATAAAAATAGAAGTGACATCCGATCAAAACCTTGCCGGCACCTACAGTCTGGGGGCTACAGGTCTGTCGGCATCACCCACCAGCGGAGCCTCGAAAACGATCGTACTCAACACCAATCACTTTCTCCTCGATAATGCTACAGCCGACCTTGACAAGAATGGCAGCTATATAACTCTTGCGCCCGGCCTGCATCATCTCACGATTTACTATTGGCTACGCAACACTACAGATTATACAGATATGACCGTATGGCCGAATGTTAAGAAGCCCATTGAGGGTTTTATTCCCCAGCAACTCACCATCAACGTAGAAGCCGGTAAGATTTACGACATTACAGCCAACCTTAAAATACCATCATATAAAGGTCTAGTCTACGGAGAGGATCCTCAAGCAGCCAACACTGCTAACAATCCCAATATTAACGAATGCAGCTGGCTCGCCAGTAATGGCAATCCGCTTTGGAGCGACAAAATGCTTTGGGTGAGAGACCATACGGACCTTTTTCAAGGTGGTATGTGGTTTAAAAAGTTAAGCACCATCGCCGCAGAGCAAGGCAAGCCCGAAGCATATTATAAAACTATCGCCTCGGATGGCAACAATTACCTAACCACAGAACCCTCTTCACCTTGGATGAGATCTGCCACCGAAGGTTTTCCACAGAAGTTAGACGATTATTTCTTCTTGCCTGCTACAGGCGTCGCGTCTGGTAGCCCCGACAACTATTCGATTCAAACGTTGGGATATTATTGGACAAGCACAGAAGCTCCATCATGGAGTCCTTCCTGGCACAATTGGTATTATATGCACTTTGATAAAACCAATATATATATAGAGACAGAAACTTTAATTTATCAATATACATATAGCTTAGAATGGACTCCGCAGTAATCCCTCAAATGCAAATATCTGGGAAGAGTTGAGGCGGAGAACTATCAACGAGTAAACAAAATCGTTTGCTTTTTTATGAACGAGTTGGCAGGGGAACTCCCTTGTCAACTCGTTCATTGAATATGCAAGACGCGTTTGGGGCCATTTTTAGAATAAATCGCTACCTTTGCTGCCCAATACGATAAAAGATTGTAAACAGATAGAGATGATCAAGAACATCAACCTTTTTCTTTTAGCACTCGTCATGACGGCGGCCTGCGGAACGTCGAGCCGAGTGCCGGTGACCGGACGGAAGCATTCGCTAATGGTATCGGATGCGCAGATATTGAGCCTGAGCAAGCAAGAATATTCCAAGTTTTTGCAGGATGCAAGGCTCTCGACCAACGCTCAGCAAACGGCGATAGTGAAACGCGTGGGACAACGATTGGCACACGCCGTGGAAACGTATCTGGTGAACAACGGTTTTCAGGATGAACTGAAGAATTTTGAATGGGAATTCAACCTCGTTGCCGACCCAAGCGTTAATGCCTTTTGCATGCCAGGCGGGAAGATTGTGGTTTACGAAGGCCTGTTGCCCGTAACGCAAGACGAGGCCTCGCTGGCCATTGTCCTGGGACACGAGATTGCACATGCCGTGGCGAAACATTCGGCCGAACAGATGTCGAAGAAGATTCGGCAGGCCTATGGCACGCAAATTGGAAGCGGACTGCTCGGCATGATTGGCGGCGAGACGGTTGGCAACCTGGCACAGGTGGCGGCAGGACAGTATTTCTCGTTTCGAAATCTGAAATACTCGCGCGACAACGAGTCGGAGGCCGACCGTATGGGATTGATTTTCGCAGCAATGGCGGGCTACGATCCGCAGGTGGCCGTAGACTTTTGGCGACGCATGGCAGCAAAATCGGGCGGTGGAAACGGATCGGACGTATTGAGCGACCATCCATCTGACGCCAAACGTATTGCCGCCATTCAACGAGATATGCCCGAGGCCATAGCCTATTATCGGGCAACAACGAAAGGCTCAAAGAACGATGTGCAGACGAACAAACCCGAGAAAAAGATGCAAAGCGTGTCGGCATCGCAGCTCTACAAGCAGAGAAACGGAAGGAAAAAGTAGAAAAACAAGGCCCGGACTTTGTTTTTTACCGCGGATTACCTAATTTTGAGCCATCAATCCATCCACCAATCGGCATCCTTTAGGGCAACTTAGAGGTTCCGGTTCCATCAAAATTCTCATCTTATGTTCGAATACTTCTCATCGCACGCCTGGCTCTTTTGGCTTCTTGTCAGCATTGTGTGTCTTATTTTAGAAGTCTCTTCCGGCACGTTCTACATTCTTTGCTTTGCCATCGGAGCCTTAGGCGGCGTGGTAAGCAGTGGGTTGGGCGGTGCGTTTTGGGTTCAGGTAGTGGTTTTCGCTCTGTTCTCGACGTTGAGCATCTTCTGCGTTCGCCCGTTGGCTCTCACCTATCTTCACCGCGGAGAAGATGCGCGCGAAAGCAATGCCGACGCTCTCATCGGCCGTATCGGTACGGTTATCGAACCCATCGATGCCACACAGAGCGGTTATATCAAAGTGGATGGCGACGAATGGCGCGCTGTCTCGGTAGACGGAACCGCCTTTGCCAAGGGCGAAAGAGTGAAAATCGTCAGTCGAGACAGTATCGTCATGACTGTGACAGGAGACTTTTGAACGCGCTTGATCTTGCGTGAAGAATGGAAAACTCATCAACTCAATAACTCAACAACTTATGGAATTAACAACCTATCTCCTCATCGCCCTTGTGGGCTTAGTGTTGATTTTCGCGAAGATGGCATTGGTCATCATTCCACAGTCGGAAACAAAGATTATTGAGCGGCTCGGCAAATATTACGCCACCCTCAAACCCGGCATCAACATCATCATCCCCTTCGTAGACAGTGCCAAAACCATCGTCACAATGACCAACCGACGCTACGTCTACTCCAACTCTATCGACCTGCGCGAACAAGTGTACGACTTCGACAAGCAGAACGTTATCACCAAAGATAACATTCAGATGCAAATCAACGCGCTGCTCTACTTTCAGATTGTCGACCCTTTTAAAGCCGTTTACGAAATCAACAATCTGCCCAACGCCATCGAGAAACTGACGCAAACCACGCTGCGTAACATCATCGGCGAGATGGAACTCGACCAAACCCTCACCTCGCGCGACACGATCAACACCAAATTGCGCTCCGTACTCGACGATGCTACCAACAAATGGGGCATCAAGGTGAATCGCGTAGAACTGCAAGACATCATCCCGCCCTCAAGCGTACTCCAGGCCATGGAGAAACAAATGCAGGCCGAACGCAACAAACGCGCCACCATCCTTACGAGCGAAGGCGAGAAGCAAGCCGCCATCTTGCAGTCGGAAGGTGAGAAAACATCCACCATCAACCGTGCCGAGGCTGCCAAACAGCAAGCCATCCTCTTTGCCGAGGGTGAAGCACAAGCGCGCATCCGCAAAGCCGAGGCCGAAGCTATCGCCATCGGAAAGATTACCGAGGCCGTTGGGCAGAGCACCAATCCTGCCAACTATCTGCTAGCGCAGAAGTATATCGCCATGATGCAAGAATTGGCACAGGGCGATCAGGCCAAAACCGTCTACCTGCCTTACGAAGCTACCAACCTGTTGGGTAGTATCGGCGGCATCAAAGACCTGTTCAAGGGTAACTAACTCCCACCATCCTGGCAAACAACGCTTCGCAAAAAAAAGAAGCTTTCCCCATCAACACAAGAGCGTGCCCTCTCCTTGGGCACGCTCTTTTTCTGAAATCTTTATCTTAGTTTGATTTCGCAGTTGTCAAGACTCTCTACCGTGGCCAAAGCCTCATAGCGAATGCCAAGCTGCCGGAGTGTTTCTCCACCCTGCTGGAAAGCCTTCTCGATGATGAAGCCCATCCCCTCGATCTGCGCACCGGCCTTTCGACAAAGCTCAATCACGCCCGTCGAGGCATTGCCATTGGCCAGGAAGTCGTCGATAAAGAGAACATGGTCGTTGGAAGTGAGGTAGTCGGCACTGATACAAACGGTATAAGTGCGATCTTTGGTGAACGAATGAACGGCGGCCGTGAGCATGTTTTCCATCGTCTTGGGCTCTTTCTTCTTAATAAAAACCACGGGCAACTGCATGATATAACCTACCAAAATAGCTGGAGCAATGCCGCTTGCCTCGATGGTGACCACTTTATTGATGGGCGCATCGGCAAACAGCCGACCAAACTCTTTGGCTACTTCCATCATGAGATTGGGATCCATCTGATGGTTGATAAAACTATCTACTTTAAGAATTCCTCCCGGAAAGCACTTTCCGTCTTGGAGGATGCGGGATTTTAATTTTTCCATTGGGATGTTTCGTTTCTTTTTCCGAGTGAGCAGGCTCGTATCAGAGTCTGCCCACTCAGAAAGGCTCACTTTCTATTGAAGAGTCCGTTGGCCAAAATAGCCGTCAGTCCGCCGGTGGTAATCCCCGACGAGAAAATTGTTCGCACACTTTCGGGCAGTTGCCGCAAGATGTCGGGCATGAGTTCCACACCCATTCCCAGGGCCAAACTGGCTGCGATGACCAGCACAGCCTTGCGGTCGAGCTTCTCGGAGGCTACGATACGCACACCGGCTGCAGCCACTGTGCCGAACATCAGCAAGGTGGCACCGCCTAAAACAGGCGAGGGCATGAGCGAGAAGACAATGCCCACAATGGGAAAGAGGCCCAACACGACGAGCATCGCTGCAATGAAATAGCCTACATACCTACTGGCCACGCCCGTTAGCTGAATGATACCGTTGTTTTGGGCAAAAATCGAGTTGGGGAACGACGAGAAGACGCCCGCAAGAAGAGAGTTGAGCCCGTCGGCAAGAACGCCGCCCGACACTCGCTTGACATACACTTCGCCATCTACGGGTTCGCCCGATACCATCGAATTGGCCGTAACATCGCCCGTGGCCTCTATCGCCGTGACGAGGTAGACCAGGCCCACGGCAATGACGGAAGAAACATTCAAATCGATGCCGAGCTTGAAAGGAATGGGGACGTAGAACGATTCGATACTTCCTGCTGTAAGACTTCCGAAGTTGACCATGCCCATACCCAGGGCCAAGAGATAGCCGATAATCACGCCGAGAAATATCGAACTCATCCGAAGATACTTGTTATTGCTGCAATTCAGGGCGATGACACTGGCCAAAACCACACCGGCCACAAGCAGATTACGAGGCGACCCAAAGTCGGCTGCAGCCATATCGCCACCTCCGCAGGCCATCACACCGGCCTTGATCAGGCTCAGTCCGATAAGCATTACCACGATTCCGCTCACCAAAGGCGTAATGATGGTGTGCAGATACCTAAACGAATAGCTCACCAACATTTCTACCGGAGCCGCTGCGATGCAAGCTCCGAAAATCAGAGGCAGCCCTCCGGCCTGTCCGATGGCAATGATCGGACCGATAAACGAGAAACTCGTGCCTTGCACACAAAGAAGCCCGCAGCCCACAGGTCCCAGCTTTCGACACTGAATGAAAGTGGCCAGGCCGGAGACGAACAACGCCATCGACACAAGAAAGCCCGTCGTGGCAAGATCCATATTAAGAGCCTTGGCAATGATGAGCGGTGGTGTGATGATGGCAACAAAGATAGCCAGTAGATGTTGCACGGCTGCAAAGAGAGTTTCTCTTAGGGGTGGTCGGTCGTTGACCGAGTAAATCATTCCTTTGGTTTGCATGTTATTGGGATGAAAAATAAAAGATGAGGGATGAATATTGAATTGTTGTTGATGAAGATGAAAGGATTGCTATTGCTTAGGCTTGCTGATGAGATCAAGTATCCATACGAAAAAAGATGAATGAGAAAGGCTCTCAAGCCTCTCTCATTCATCTTTATTTCTTCACCCGGCAGCAGACGCGCACTCCGGACACATTCCTTTCAACACATAATTGATGCTGTTGAGACTAAATCCATCGGGAATCGCTACCACAGGCACGGCAATTTGCTTCAGACAGAACGTGCGATGGCAGCACTCGCAGTAGAAATGCGTATGTTCATCTTCTACCGTACAGTCGCAATCGTCGGCACACACCGCATATTTTAGCGAGCCCGAACCATCGTCGATGGCATGAATCAGCCGATGAAGGAGGAAGAGCGACAGCGTGCGAGAGATGGTGCTCTTGTCTACCGTGGGCAGAAAACGCTCCAATTCGGGCAGAGAGACAGCCTCGTCTCCCCGCATCATTTCGCGAAGGATGAGCAGACGCATGGCCGTCGGCTTGATGTCGCGCAGCGTGAGTTTATGAATGAAAAACGTTTCGTCGGTCATGGTCGATAAGCATCGAGCTTCCGGAGATAGAAGTCGCGGAAATCCTTCCAGTGATAGTAAGGAGCGACATCGGTTTTGAGAGGTAAGGTTGCCTCGTTCTCGTTGAGCAGCACTTTAAAGAGCACATCCTTGTCGGCCGCCGACCTGCGGTAGAACACAAATTGCAGATTAGAGGCCATCGGAAAGATTTTATAGTCCACCCAATTCTGCTCTGCCAGTTTCTCCAAATCGGCTATCTGTCGACCGTTTCCATTCAAGTCGAGCAAGCAAACCAGAGGCATCACCATCGTGTCGTGTCCATAACGCAGCGTCGCTCCCGGGTGTGGCAAGGCGATACAGCTATCGGCCTGCTGGATAATGTTGCGCAACAGATTGCGTTGACTGTAAGGCTGCGTGCCACCGTTCAGCGGCGACGGACCATACATGATATACCAGCGCGCATTACCGATGAGCCAGTTTTCGTAGAGCTCCTCGTCGGTGAAGAGATCCAGCAACTGAAGTTGATGCCGAAGCTCTGTACTCTGCACGTTGTTGGCCACCTTGATGAGCATTTTGTTCAGTTCCGAAGCGTTGACATTCGCTTTCCAGTAGGCTTCATCGCTAAAGAGCGCGTTCATCACCCGTTCATAGCGATCGTGCCTCTTGGCAAAGGCCATCCATTCCTCCTTGGCCGCTCCTCGCATCTTACGTGCCTGCAGACTGTCGTCGGTCTGATTCATATAGTACATGTCATGATAACTGGCGTCATGACGAATCTTGAGCTGCGGATTCAGTACAAGCAACTGCTGCAAAGCATTTTCCATCGAGAGAATACAACGGATAATCACCGTACTTTTGGCATCTACCGTGGCACGTCCGGCAAACACTTCGGGAAAGTTTTGATACATCCGACGTGCAATACCCTTGTGTTGTTCTGCCCCACGCTGCGTGAGTTCGCCGTCACGCCCCATGGCTTCTTCTCGAATCAGTTTTAGTTTGCCCAGCGTCTGTCTGCCCAACGGCGTAAGCTTTCCTACGCTGTCGGCACGCAACAAGGTGAAATAGGTCGTGTCATACTCCTTCATTCCGATGAGATACCTCGACCCATGTCGGCCATAATGACTGATATAAAAAGGCCGATAGCCCTTCGGTGCCGGCGTTTGAGGACGCAGCGGACCGGGATAGGCCCAGTAATTACCCGCAGACACAAGTCTGTTTTTCTTAAAATCCTGCTTTGCTTGCTGCCCAAACGAGGCCACACTGAATGCCAAAGCGCACCATAGAAGTATTGTTTTTCTCATAAGGCGAAATTGGTTGATGCGCAAAGGTAGAGATTTTATTTAAGTCTCGCAAGATTTCCTACCTGCTTTCAGCCCCGACACCGGGTGTTTTTGCATCGAGAGGCAGGTCATCAGCGATGCAGAGATTTGCAGAGCTCATTTCTTTTGCTTAATTTCGCCGCACGAAGATGAGGGAGGAAAGTGCCTCATCCACCCCGATTGTCCACCCAACAACTCAACAACTCATTATATAATGAACAAATTAGTCATCAACTCTTACGAAGAGTTTGCCGCCCATTTGGGCGAAGAATTAGGTGTGTCCGACTGGCTTTTGATCGACCAGGAACGAATCAATCTCTTTGCCGACGCAACGCTCGACCATCAATGGATACACATCGATGTGGCCCGTGCCCAGCAAGAGAGTCAGTTTCATAGCACCATCGCGCACGGCTATCTCACCCTCTCGCTCCTACCCCATCTGTGGGAGCAGATCATCGAGGTGCACAACATCAAGATGCTCGTCAACTATGGAATGGACAAAATGCGCTTCGGACAACCCGTCGTCACTGGAAGTCGAGTGCGCCTGGCCACCAAACTGCATGCCATCAGCAACCTCCGCGGTATTTGCAAAACCGAAATCGAGTTTAAAATCGAGATCGAAGGACAGCGCAAACCGGCTCTCGAGGGTATTGCAACCTTCCTCTATTATTTCGAATAATTTTCTCTGTCGCGCTCTAAGGCCGATCATCATCTTTCAGCAAATGGCGGATTTCCCTGTCTCAGGAAATTCGCCATTTGCTATTTTGAGACGTTTTTATCGATGTCCGATGCTTGGACATCAACAAAAGGATCGTTATTTCTATTCAACAAAAGATGAAGATCTACAGATACAGAGTTTTTATGTAGGAAATTCTTTTTTTGATGCACAGAATCTGTGATTTTCTGCATGAAAGACTTTTTTGGTGCACAGAATCTATGATTTTCTGCATGAAAAACTTTTTTGATGCACAGAATCCGTGATTTTCTGCATGAAAAACTTTTTTGGTGCACAGAATCTGTGATTTTCTGCATGAGAAACTTTTTTGGTGCACAGAATCTGTGATTTTCTGCATGAGAAACTTTTTTGGTGCACAGAATCCGTGATTTTCTGCATGAAAAACTTTTTTGGTGCACAGAATCCGTGATTTTCTGCATGAAAAACTTTTTTGGTGCACAGAATCTGTGATTTTCTGCATAAAAAACTTTTTTGGTACACAGAATCCGTGATTTTCTGCATGAAAAGCTTTTTTGGTGCACAGAATCCGTGATTTTCTACATGAAAAGCTTTTTTACACGCAAAAAAATGCCATCGCCGAGGGGGTGGCGATGGCAAGCGGGCTTTATGAGAGGGATTTCTTATTTTTTCAGCTTGAAGGAGACTTCGATGCTGGAGATTTCGTTCGAGAAAAGACGATCGGTTTGTATTCGGTTCTCCACCTGCGTGCAACTGTGAAGCACGGTGGAATGATCGCGGCCGCCCACTAACTTTCCTATTCGAGCTGCCGGCATCTTGGTGTGTTTCTGTGCCAGATACATCGCCACTTGACGAGCTACCACCAAATCGCGCTTGCGACTTTTGCTGTGCACCGCCGATACGGTGACGTTGAAATGCCGGCATACTTTCTCGAGAATATCGTCGATGGTGAGCGGTGTGTCGTCTACTTTTACCGCTCGTTTGATGACGCGTTCGGCCAGACGCATGTCTATCTCGCTGTTGTAAACCACGGAGTAGGCCATCAGACTGT from Prevotella sp. oral taxon 475 encodes:
- a CDS encoding M48 family metallopeptidase, with the translated sequence MIKNINLFLLALVMTAACGTSSRVPVTGRKHSLMVSDAQILSLSKQEYSKFLQDARLSTNAQQTAIVKRVGQRLAHAVETYLVNNGFQDELKNFEWEFNLVADPSVNAFCMPGGKIVVYEGLLPVTQDEASLAIVLGHEIAHAVAKHSAEQMSKKIRQAYGTQIGSGLLGMIGGETVGNLAQVAAGQYFSFRNLKYSRDNESEADRMGLIFAAMAGYDPQVAVDFWRRMAAKSGGGNGSDVLSDHPSDAKRIAAIQRDMPEAIAYYRATTKGSKNDVQTNKPEKKMQSVSASQLYKQRNGRKK
- a CDS encoding NfeD family protein — translated: MFEYFSSHAWLFWLLVSIVCLILEVSSGTFYILCFAIGALGGVVSSGLGGAFWVQVVVFALFSTLSIFCVRPLALTYLHRGEDARESNADALIGRIGTVIEPIDATQSGYIKVDGDEWRAVSVDGTAFAKGERVKIVSRDSIVMTVTGDF
- a CDS encoding SPFH domain-containing protein — encoded protein: MELTTYLLIALVGLVLIFAKMALVIIPQSETKIIERLGKYYATLKPGINIIIPFVDSAKTIVTMTNRRYVYSNSIDLREQVYDFDKQNVITKDNIQMQINALLYFQIVDPFKAVYEINNLPNAIEKLTQTTLRNIIGEMELDQTLTSRDTINTKLRSVLDDATNKWGIKVNRVELQDIIPPSSVLQAMEKQMQAERNKRATILTSEGEKQAAILQSEGEKTSTINRAEAAKQQAILFAEGEAQARIRKAEAEAIAIGKITEAVGQSTNPANYLLAQKYIAMMQELAQGDQAKTVYLPYEATNLLGSIGGIKDLFKGN
- the xpt gene encoding xanthine phosphoribosyltransferase, producing the protein MEKLKSRILQDGKCFPGGILKVDSFINHQMDPNLMMEVAKEFGRLFADAPINKVVTIEASGIAPAILVGYIMQLPVVFIKKKEPKTMENMLTAAVHSFTKDRTYTVCISADYLTSNDHVLFIDDFLANGNASTGVIELCRKAGAQIEGMGFIIEKAFQQGGETLRQLGIRYEALATVESLDNCEIKLR
- a CDS encoding nucleobase:cation symporter-2 family protein; the protein is MIYSVNDRPPLRETLFAAVQHLLAIFVAIITPPLIIAKALNMDLATTGFLVSMALFVSGLATFIQCRKLGPVGCGLLCVQGTSFSFIGPIIAIGQAGGLPLIFGACIAAAPVEMLVSYSFRYLHTIITPLVSGIVVMLIGLSLIKAGVMACGGGDMAAADFGSPRNLLVAGVVLASVIALNCSNNKYLRMSSIFLGVIIGYLLALGMGMVNFGSLTAGSIESFYVPIPFKLGIDLNVSSVIAVGLVYLVTAIEATGDVTANSMVSGEPVDGEVYVKRVSGGVLADGLNSLLAGVFSSFPNSIFAQNNGIIQLTGVASRYVGYFIAAMLVVLGLFPIVGIVFSLMPSPVLGGATLLMFGTVAAAGVRIVASEKLDRKAVLVIAASLALGMGVELMPDILRQLPESVRTIFSSGITTGGLTAILANGLFNRK
- a CDS encoding Fur family transcriptional regulator; translation: MTDETFFIHKLTLRDIKPTAMRLLILREMMRGDEAVSLPELERFLPTVDKSTISRTLSLFLLHRLIHAIDDGSGSLKYAVCADDCDCTVEDEHTHFYCECCHRTFCLKQIAVPVVAIPDGFSLNSINYVLKGMCPECASAAG
- a CDS encoding histidine-type phosphatase is translated as MRKTILLWCALAFSVASFGQQAKQDFKKNRLVSAGNYWAYPGPLRPQTPAPKGYRPFYISHYGRHGSRYLIGMKEYDTTYFTLLRADSVGKLTPLGRQTLGKLKLIREEAMGRDGELTQRGAEQHKGIARRMYQNFPEVFAGRATVDAKSTVIIRCILSMENALQQLLVLNPQLKIRHDASYHDMYYMNQTDDSLQARKMRGAAKEEWMAFAKRHDRYERVMNALFSDEAYWKANVNASELNKMLIKVANNVQSTELRHQLQLLDLFTDEELYENWLIGNARWYIMYGPSPLNGGTQPYSQRNLLRNIIQQADSCIALPHPGATLRYGHDTMVMPLVCLLDLNGNGRQIADLEKLAEQNWVDYKIFPMASNLQFVFYRRSAADKDVLFKVLLNENEATLPLKTDVAPYYHWKDFRDFYLRKLDAYRP
- a CDS encoding MaoC family dehydratase, giving the protein MNKLVINSYEEFAAHLGEELGVSDWLLIDQERINLFADATLDHQWIHIDVARAQQESQFHSTIAHGYLTLSLLPHLWEQIIEVHNIKMLVNYGMDKMRFGQPVVTGSRVRLATKLHAISNLRGICKTEIEFKIEIEGQRKPALEGIATFLYYFE